The following proteins are co-located in the Desulfuromonas acetexigens genome:
- a CDS encoding proton-conducting transporter membrane subunit has translation MNLILPALLTLLSGGLAALCCGRRSAPAAFFGISATLIAALLGLTAAGRTLLEQRSQTLSLPWPVPGGSFTLTLDPLAAFFLVPILLLALLCAIYGHGYLKDQAANRPLGAAWFFYTLLIAAMILVVTAANAVLFIAAWECMSLTSFFLVAFDHRKKEVREAAWLYLLSTHLGAAALFALFLFASYWSGSPEFNAFTALGQLAPGPAALLFLLALVGFGSKAGLFPLHVWLPDAHPAAPSHVSALMSGVMIKTGIYGILRIVGFLPPAPAWWGELLMVLGIAGALIGIALAALQQDIKRCLAYSTVENIGLIFLALGLSWFAAARDLPTVAMLAMAGGLLHLWNHALFKSLMFLGAGALLHSAGTRNLDRMGGMLKRMPMTGALLIGGALAICALPPFNGFVGEWLIYRGLLQAGAAGTALYALGPLLLVGLLALVGGLALAVFTRLIGIALLGAPRSPEAAAAHEASRWMLWPMALLLPLCLLAGLFPGALLRFIGPLAGKLLRQPELSASLPGLAVLPLERVTLTGLLILAALTLIPGILTRRKSPRRPTWGCGYPLPTARMSYTATGYGEMIQTRAIPALLQPELHKPASRELFPAAAELSQRSLDPFLHRWFAPGFQAIAERFSQLRWLQQGRLHIYLLYIFLTCTLLLGWIVLVEKGIL, from the coding sequence ATGAACCTGATCCTGCCGGCGCTTCTCACTTTGCTTTCCGGCGGACTCGCCGCCCTCTGCTGCGGGCGGCGCTCGGCACCTGCGGCCTTCTTCGGCATCTCCGCCACCCTGATCGCCGCCCTTCTCGGCCTGACGGCGGCGGGGCGCACTCTTCTCGAACAACGATCCCAGACCTTGAGTCTCCCCTGGCCGGTTCCCGGCGGCAGCTTCACCCTGACCCTCGATCCCCTGGCCGCCTTCTTTCTCGTCCCGATTCTTCTGCTCGCTCTGCTCTGCGCCATCTACGGTCATGGTTATCTCAAGGACCAGGCAGCAAACCGCCCCTTGGGCGCCGCCTGGTTTTTCTACACCCTCCTGATCGCCGCCATGATCCTGGTGGTGACCGCCGCCAACGCGGTTCTCTTCATCGCCGCTTGGGAGTGCATGTCCCTGACTTCCTTCTTTCTGGTCGCCTTCGACCACCGGAAAAAAGAGGTTCGCGAAGCCGCCTGGCTCTATCTGCTCTCGACCCATCTCGGCGCGGCGGCGCTCTTCGCCCTCTTCCTCTTCGCCTCATACTGGAGCGGTTCCCCCGAATTCAACGCCTTCACGGCCCTTGGGCAGCTGGCGCCCGGCCCCGCCGCCCTCCTCTTCCTGCTCGCGCTGGTCGGTTTCGGCTCGAAGGCGGGGCTCTTCCCTCTGCACGTCTGGCTGCCGGACGCCCATCCCGCCGCGCCCAGCCACGTTTCGGCGCTGATGTCCGGGGTCATGATCAAGACCGGCATCTACGGCATTCTGCGCATCGTCGGCTTCCTCCCCCCCGCCCCGGCCTGGTGGGGCGAGTTGCTGATGGTTCTGGGGATCGCCGGCGCCCTTATCGGCATCGCCTTGGCCGCGCTGCAGCAGGATATCAAGCGCTGCCTGGCCTATTCGACGGTGGAAAATATCGGCCTGATCTTTCTCGCCCTCGGTCTTTCCTGGTTCGCCGCCGCCCGCGACCTGCCGACGGTCGCCATGCTCGCCATGGCCGGCGGGCTGCTCCATCTCTGGAATCACGCCCTCTTTAAAAGCCTGATGTTTCTCGGCGCCGGCGCCCTTCTGCACAGCGCCGGGACGCGTAATCTCGACCGCATGGGGGGGATGCTCAAACGCATGCCGATGACCGGTGCCCTGCTCATCGGCGGCGCCCTGGCGATCTGCGCCCTCCCCCCTTTTAACGGTTTTGTCGGCGAATGGTTGATCTATCGGGGCCTGCTTCAGGCCGGAGCGGCCGGCACTGCCCTTTATGCCCTCGGGCCGCTGCTGCTGGTCGGTCTTCTCGCCCTGGTCGGCGGTTTGGCGCTGGCGGTCTTCACCCGTCTCATCGGCATCGCCCTGCTCGGCGCGCCGCGCAGCCCCGAAGCCGCTGCGGCCCACGAAGCGAGCCGCTGGATGCTTTGGCCCATGGCCCTGCTTCTCCCCCTCTGTCTGCTCGCCGGACTCTTCCCCGGCGCCTTGCTGCGCTTTATCGGCCCCCTGGCCGGGAAACTGCTGCGCCAACCCGAACTCTCCGCCTCCCTCCCCGGCCTGGCCGTGCTGCCGTTGGAGCGGGTCACCCTGACGGGGCTGCTGATTCTGGCGGCGCTTACCTTGATCCCCGGGATTCTGACGCGGCGCAAATCCCCCCGCCGCCCGACCTGGGGTTGCGGTTATCCCCTACCGACAGCGCGCATGTCCTATACCGCCACCGGCTACGGAGAGATGATCCAGACCCGGGCGATTCCCGCGCTGCTCCAGCCGGAACTGCACAAACCCGCGTCCCGCGAGCTCTTTCCAGCAGCCGCCGAACTCTCGCAACGCTCTCTTGATCCCTTCCTGCATCGCTGGTTCGCCCCCGGCTTCCAGGCCATCGCCGAACGTTTCAGCCAGTTGCGCTGGTTGCAGCAGGGGCGACTGCACATCTACCTGCTCTATATCTTTCTCACCTGCACCCTGCTGCTGGGGTGGATAGTCCTGGTCGAAAAGGGAATCCTATGA
- a CDS encoding IS1380 family transposase, producing MKRLIIEKSKDEFYTSHSGLALIGLCLNRFTSLTSRLGAVSRLKKGAIAHADVIRSYIGLLCLGKSDFEAISGFRQDRFFRESLGLKEVPSEPTLRQRMEEQAEVFRTIVNFCATEFLRKSQALMSALPMGHVPLDIDVFTMDNSGTKKKGVSRTYQGYDGYAPIAAYLALEGWLLEIEHREGSQHSQKNFVPFLARVLHKALALTAAPLLVRLDSAHDAWETRIELARHERTDYILKWNPRGQSKSHWRQRAFSEGSVSDPRPGKRVAILNVRENHVWTDENGVKQELTCRRVVRVIERSTDKKGQGLLEPEIELEGWWTTLNLPAEKIIALYQDHGTSEQFHSELKTDMDLERLPSGKFEVNSLVMSCAALAYNVLRYIGQLGLLGDKTPVRHGAKRRRLKTVMQELMYLAARLIETGRRLRLRFSRHSGLNFEAFAGVYRRLG from the coding sequence ATGAAACGCTTGATCATTGAGAAGTCCAAAGATGAGTTTTACACCTCCCATTCCGGGCTGGCGCTCATCGGTTTGTGCCTGAATCGTTTTACCAGTTTGACCTCGCGTCTGGGGGCCGTTTCCCGCTTGAAGAAGGGGGCCATCGCCCATGCCGATGTCATCCGGAGCTACATCGGTCTGCTGTGTCTCGGCAAGAGTGACTTCGAGGCGATCAGCGGCTTTCGTCAGGATCGCTTTTTCCGGGAATCCCTGGGCCTGAAGGAGGTTCCCTCCGAGCCGACCTTGCGGCAGCGGATGGAAGAGCAGGCCGAGGTATTTCGAACCATTGTGAACTTTTGCGCCACCGAATTCCTGCGTAAGTCGCAGGCGTTGATGTCGGCGCTGCCGATGGGACATGTTCCCCTGGATATCGACGTCTTCACCATGGACAACTCCGGCACCAAGAAAAAAGGGGTGTCGCGTACCTACCAAGGATACGACGGCTACGCTCCGATCGCCGCCTATCTGGCCCTGGAAGGGTGGCTGCTGGAGATCGAGCACCGCGAGGGCTCCCAGCACAGCCAGAAGAACTTCGTCCCCTTCCTCGCCCGGGTCTTACACAAAGCGCTGGCGCTCACCGCCGCGCCCTTGCTGGTGCGGCTCGATTCGGCCCACGATGCCTGGGAGACCCGCATCGAGCTGGCCCGCCACGAGCGAACCGACTACATCTTGAAGTGGAATCCTCGGGGGCAGAGCAAAAGCCACTGGCGGCAACGGGCTTTTTCCGAAGGATCGGTCAGTGATCCGCGACCGGGGAAACGCGTCGCAATCCTGAATGTTCGGGAGAATCATGTCTGGACCGACGAAAACGGCGTCAAACAGGAACTGACCTGCCGTCGGGTCGTTCGGGTCATCGAGCGCTCCACCGACAAAAAAGGCCAGGGGCTGCTGGAACCCGAGATCGAGTTGGAGGGCTGGTGGACCACTCTGAACCTGCCCGCCGAAAAGATCATCGCCCTCTATCAGGATCACGGCACCAGCGAGCAGTTTCACAGCGAACTCAAAACCGACATGGATCTGGAGCGCCTGCCCTCAGGCAAATTCGAGGTCAACAGTCTGGTCATGAGCTGCGCCGCGCTCGCCTACAACGTCCTTCGCTACATCGGACAACTCGGCCTGCTCGGCGACAAGACCCCGGTACGACACGGCGCCAAACGGCGGCGGCTCAAGACCGTCATGCAAGAACTGATGTACCTCGCCGCCCGACTGATCGAGACCGGCCGACGCTTGCGACTGCGCTTCAGTCGCCACAGCGGCCTGAACTTCGAAGCCTTTGCCGGAGTCTACCGGCGCCTGGGTTAA
- a CDS encoding hydrogenase, translating into MHDLNNLLLLSVILCNFFTLGSSRLGACIRVVALQGAIISLLPVTVHGATGHSLLLGVGALALKGIFIPWLLFRAIREVRIRREVEPLIGYIPTLLIGALSTSAAFIFAEHLPLIAEHRDSLFIPTALATLFTGFLLLSTRRKAITQVLGYLIFENAIFILGVLLAEAMPLMVEAGVLLDLLVATFVMGIVINQINREFSTLNTERLSALKE; encoded by the coding sequence ATGCACGACCTTAACAACCTGCTGCTGTTGTCCGTTATCCTCTGCAACTTCTTCACCCTGGGCAGCAGCCGTCTTGGTGCCTGCATCCGTGTCGTCGCCCTGCAGGGAGCGATCATCTCGCTTCTGCCGGTGACGGTGCACGGCGCGACTGGGCACAGCCTGCTCCTCGGCGTCGGCGCCCTCGCCCTCAAGGGGATCTTTATCCCCTGGCTGCTCTTCCGTGCCATTCGCGAGGTCCGCATCCGGCGGGAGGTCGAACCGCTGATCGGCTACATCCCGACCCTGCTCATCGGCGCCCTGAGCACCTCGGCCGCCTTCATCTTCGCCGAGCACCTGCCGCTGATAGCGGAACACCGGGACAGCCTCTTCATCCCCACCGCCCTGGCCACGCTCTTTACCGGTTTTCTGCTGCTCAGCACCCGACGCAAGGCGATTACCCAGGTACTCGGCTACCTGATCTTCGAGAACGCCATCTTCATCCTCGGCGTGCTTCTCGCCGAAGCCATGCCGCTGATGGTCGAGGCGGGCGTGCTTCTCGACCTGTTGGTAGCGACCTTCGTCATGGGCATCGTTATCAACCAGATCAACCGGGAATTTTCTACCCTGAATACCGAACGCCTTTCCGCTCTGAAGGAATGA
- a CDS encoding acetate uptake transporter, giving the protein MSTTTTQTSNTLALNDTTANPAPLGLLGFGMTTVLLNLHNAGFFPLDAMILGMGIFYGGLGQIIVGIMEWKKNNTFGATAFTSYGLFWLTLVALIILPQTGFGKAPDAAAMTAYLTMWGLFTAVLFIGTLRLNRALQFVFGSLTILFFLLAIGDATGNHTIKTIAGWEGIICGLSAIYTGLAQVLNEVYGRTVAPLGMVKK; this is encoded by the coding sequence ATGAGCACAACCACTACGCAAACCAGCAACACCCTCGCCCTGAACGACACCACCGCCAATCCCGCCCCGTTGGGACTCCTCGGCTTCGGCATGACCACGGTCCTGCTCAATCTGCACAACGCCGGCTTCTTCCCCCTCGATGCCATGATCCTCGGCATGGGGATTTTCTACGGCGGCCTCGGCCAGATCATCGTCGGCATCATGGAATGGAAAAAGAACAACACCTTTGGCGCTACCGCCTTCACTTCCTACGGACTCTTCTGGCTGACCCTGGTGGCGCTCATCATCCTGCCCCAGACCGGCTTCGGCAAAGCTCCCGACGCCGCGGCCATGACCGCCTATCTCACGATGTGGGGTCTCTTCACCGCCGTCCTCTTCATCGGTACCTTACGCCTCAACCGCGCCCTACAGTTCGTCTTCGGCTCGCTGACCATTCTCTTCTTCCTGCTCGCCATCGGTGACGCCACCGGCAACCACACCATTAAAACCATCGCCGGCTGGGAAGGGATCATCTGCGGCCTTTCCGCTATCTACACCGGCCTGGCCCAGGTTCTCAACGAAGTTTACGGCCGCACCGTCGCCCCCCTGGGTATGGTCAAAAAATAA
- a CDS encoding respiratory chain complex I subunit 1 family protein, whose protein sequence is MIGKALLHLLLLFLLSPLLLGVIGKTKALFAGRWGAPLLQPYFDLWKLARKEMVLSETTTWVFLAGPLIGFAVPPLAALFIPFGALSAPVSFNGDLILFVYLFGLSRFFTASAALDTGSSFEGMGAAREVTFSCLAEPTLLFVLIVLARLAGDLSLGAMLGSTLHLSWHQAGAALGLALVSLFVVLLVENSRIPFDDPNTHLELTMIHEVMVLDHSGPAFGLILYGAAMKLFVLGAILVRMALPMTYSSPGLNLAIFIAGMLALAIVIGVVESIMARLRLIRVPQVLVGTTLLSAFAMVLLLRQ, encoded by the coding sequence ATGATCGGCAAAGCCCTGTTGCACCTGCTGCTCCTTTTTCTTCTTTCCCCACTCTTGCTCGGGGTCATCGGTAAGACCAAGGCGCTCTTCGCCGGCCGCTGGGGGGCGCCCCTGCTGCAACCCTACTTCGACCTGTGGAAGCTGGCGCGCAAGGAGATGGTGCTGAGCGAAACGACCACCTGGGTCTTTCTCGCCGGGCCGCTGATCGGCTTCGCCGTGCCGCCCCTGGCCGCCCTCTTCATCCCCTTTGGCGCCCTCTCCGCACCAGTCTCCTTCAACGGCGACCTGATTCTCTTCGTCTACCTCTTCGGCCTGTCGCGCTTCTTCACCGCCAGCGCCGCCCTTGATACCGGCTCCAGCTTCGAGGGGATGGGGGCGGCCCGGGAAGTGACCTTTTCCTGTCTGGCCGAACCGACCCTGCTCTTCGTCCTCATCGTCCTGGCGCGCCTGGCCGGCGACCTCTCCCTGGGCGCCATGCTCGGCTCCACGCTGCACCTTTCCTGGCATCAGGCGGGCGCGGCCCTCGGCCTCGCTCTGGTCAGCCTCTTCGTGGTCCTGCTGGTGGAGAATTCGCGCATTCCCTTTGACGACCCCAACACCCATCTGGAACTGACCATGATCCACGAAGTCATGGTCCTCGACCACAGCGGCCCGGCCTTCGGCCTCATCCTCTACGGCGCGGCGATGAAGCTCTTTGTGCTCGGGGCGATCCTGGTGCGCATGGCCCTGCCCATGACCTACTCGAGCCCAGGGCTCAACCTGGCGATCTTCATCGCCGGCATGCTGGCTCTGGCGATCGTGATCGGCGTAGTCGAATCGATCATGGCCCGACTGCGCCTGATCCGCGTCCCCCAGGTTCTGGTCGGCACCACCTTGCTCTCGGCTTTCGCCATGGTGCTGTTGTTGAGACAGTAG
- a CDS encoding RHS repeat-associated core domain-containing protein has protein sequence MPVPLLFPRMLKGRKFDYAYDVRGNQRYRYLSADRSKFWEYTWDGENRLRQAALTLGGQVVRTLNFKYDPFGRRIEKQVSDTASTVTTTYVYDGEDIVFTTVNDGTNTTTTNYVHGPGIDEPLAMVVNGQSSYYHADGLGSIVALTDAAKNVIQRYGYDSFGMVTAENPEFGNFYAFTGREWDRELGLYYYRARYYDPMEGRFISRDPIGFAGGDVNTYGYVGNNPINYTDPLGLLWTGSLGVSGTLGGQIFPTLPGVYVSGGMSVGLSSSGQLFVQFQANGMTGAGYFAGIGGSASVSHSCEDLPAYSVDRYGHVEGNAGWGPSGGYSVDTNNGSISGSKGLKGGLGFGVMLGGGASQTAIFSTPALW, from the coding sequence GTGCCTGTCCCCTTATTATTTCCCCGGATGCTCAAAGGGCGCAAGTTCGACTACGCCTACGACGTTCGCGGCAATCAACGCTACCGCTACCTCTCGGCGGATCGGAGCAAATTCTGGGAATACACCTGGGACGGCGAAAATCGTCTGCGTCAGGCCGCGCTGACCCTCGGCGGCCAGGTGGTGCGCACTCTCAACTTCAAGTACGATCCCTTTGGTCGCCGCATTGAGAAACAGGTGAGCGACACCGCAAGCACCGTCACCACGACCTACGTCTACGACGGCGAGGACATCGTCTTCACCACCGTCAACGACGGCACCAACACCACGACCACCAACTACGTCCACGGACCCGGCATCGACGAACCGTTGGCGATGGTTGTAAACGGCCAAAGCTCCTACTACCACGCCGACGGCCTCGGCAGCATCGTCGCCCTGACCGATGCCGCCAAGAACGTCATCCAGCGGTATGGGTATGATTCCTTCGGGATGGTGACGGCGGAGAATCCGGAGTTTGGGAATTTCTATGCCTTCACCGGCCGGGAGTGGGATCGGGAGTTGGGGCTGTATTACTACCGAGCGCGGTATTATGACCCGATGGAGGGGCGGTTTATCTCAAGAGATCCGATTGGGTTTGCTGGGGGGGATGTGAATACGTATGGGTATGTGGGGAATAATCCGATTAACTACACGGACCCACTTGGATTGTTGTGGACAGGCAGTCTAGGGGTTAGTGGCACCTTGGGCGGACAAATATTCCCGACCCTTCCTGGTGTCTACGTTAGTGGCGGGATGAGTGTCGGATTATCATCGAGTGGACAATTATTTGTTCAATTTCAAGCAAACGGAATGACGGGTGCTGGTTATTTTGCAGGGATTGGAGGTTCTGCATCGGTTAGCCATTCGTGTGAAGATTTACCTGCATACAGTGTTGATAGATATGGCCACGTAGAAGGAAACGCTGGATGGGGTCCATCTGGTGGTTATTCTGTAGATACTAATAATGGGTCAATATCGGGGTCTAAGGGTTTGAAAGGAGGACTAGGTTTTGGTGTGATGCTTGGAGGCGGAGCGTCTCAAACTGCTATTTTTTCAACGCCTGCCTTGTGGTAA
- a CDS encoding thrombospondin type 3 repeat-containing protein, translated as MLPPKRCLYSLGLFFVFLFTTPSISAAEYQVNQLPSAEWQNTKADRLQPEVSGLYQFDYGEDATLTFDLPWAFPFYGTDYTELTADTDGNIWFSAPGEGPHIAVLNTDQSSYYAGGVFIEHKTLPERVVVQWQTETAEHAGYGRINNYEAILFPNGDIHLNYLAIPYIDGTIQGNRICDGVDCLYLPTGMVLSGASFAIRSEFTNDGDGDGIATEADNCPDIFNPEQTDTDSDGLGDACDADDDNDGLPDIWELSYGLDPLNANDAIDDFDDDGLTNFQEFSSGLDPWNSDSNGDGVPDWNVYIGGVMVPIIDGL; from the coding sequence ATGCTCCCACCTAAACGCTGTCTGTATTCCCTGGGGCTGTTTTTCGTTTTTTTATTCACGACACCCTCTATCTCTGCCGCTGAATACCAGGTGAATCAACTGCCGTCCGCCGAGTGGCAAAACACAAAAGCAGATCGGCTACAACCGGAAGTTTCCGGGCTTTATCAATTCGATTATGGCGAAGATGCCACATTGACTTTTGATCTCCCTTGGGCGTTCCCCTTTTACGGCACAGATTACACAGAACTGACCGCTGACACCGACGGAAACATCTGGTTCTCCGCCCCAGGAGAAGGTCCCCACATTGCCGTCTTGAACACTGACCAGAGTTCCTATTATGCAGGAGGTGTGTTCATCGAACATAAAACCTTACCCGAACGTGTGGTTGTACAATGGCAAACCGAAACCGCAGAACATGCCGGGTACGGTCGGATCAACAACTATGAAGCTATTTTGTTCCCAAACGGAGACATTCATCTCAATTATTTGGCGATCCCCTATATCGATGGAACCATTCAGGGGAACAGGATCTGTGATGGGGTTGATTGCCTGTATTTGCCAACCGGGATGGTACTTTCCGGAGCTTCTTTTGCAATACGTAGTGAATTCACTAACGATGGGGATGGTGATGGCATAGCGACCGAGGCAGACAATTGTCCCGACATCTTCAATCCTGAACAGACAGATACCGATAGCGATGGCCTTGGAGATGCCTGTGATGCAGACGATGATAACGATGGGTTACCCGATATTTGGGAACTGAGTTACGGTCTCGATCCACTAAATGCAAATGATGCCATAGATGACTTTGACGATGACGGTCTGACCAATTTTCAAGAATTTTCATCCGGCCTTGACCCTTGGAATTCCGATAGTAATGGAGATGGCGTTCCTGATTGGAATGTTTATATCGGTGGCGTAATGGTGCCGATAATAGATGGGCTGTAA
- a CDS encoding PTS sugar transporter subunit IIA — protein sequence MNLSVKDAARLLSVSEKTIYRWIKQDVVPAYRVHEQYRFNRAELLEWATSRRMGVAAELLDEPESDAAPLPLLSEALEAGGIFYRVEGDNRERVLAEVAQHLRLPEEVDRAHLQQVLLARERIASTGIGEGIAIPHPRNPALLHLTRSTVTLCFLEQPVDFEALDGLPVRFLLTVIAPTLRSHLHLLSQLGFALKNSQFKKILTEEGSREEILAALRQAETELEASRP from the coding sequence ATGAACTTATCGGTAAAAGACGCGGCCCGACTGTTGAGCGTCTCGGAAAAGACCATTTACCGCTGGATCAAGCAGGACGTCGTGCCGGCTTACCGGGTGCATGAACAGTACCGCTTCAACCGCGCGGAATTGCTCGAATGGGCAACCTCTCGGCGGATGGGGGTCGCCGCCGAACTGCTCGACGAACCCGAGTCCGACGCCGCCCCCCTGCCCCTATTGAGTGAAGCCCTCGAAGCCGGGGGTATCTTCTACCGGGTAGAGGGGGACAATCGCGAACGGGTGCTGGCCGAGGTCGCCCAGCACCTGCGACTGCCCGAAGAAGTGGACCGGGCCCACCTGCAACAGGTTCTGCTCGCCCGAGAACGGATCGCCTCGACCGGCATCGGCGAGGGGATCGCCATCCCCCACCCACGCAATCCCGCCCTGCTGCATCTGACCCGATCGACCGTCACCCTCTGCTTTCTCGAACAGCCGGTGGACTTCGAGGCTCTTGATGGCTTGCCCGTGCGTTTTTTGCTGACCGTCATCGCCCCGACGCTGCGCAGTCATCTGCATCTTCTTTCGCAACTGGGCTTCGCCCTGAAAAATTCCCAGTTCAAGAAAATTCTTACCGAAGAGGGAAGCCGCGAGGAAATTCTCGCCGCGCTGCGCCAGGCGGAAACGGAGTTGGAGGCGAGTCGGCCATGA
- a CDS encoding DUF5992 family protein: protein MRKKTNISLSTKISFFLTFYLALVFSASAGEVATNATVIAVNNTLWNEDAFEIQVSAENSICPSGNIGFPIWSAASPETHKRAYTAALTALTTGMKVTVHSYQETDECWTASYIRIIK from the coding sequence ATGAGAAAAAAAACCAACATTAGTCTTTCTACCAAAATAAGTTTTTTTCTGACCTTCTACTTAGCTCTAGTTTTCTCTGCGAGCGCTGGTGAAGTTGCGACAAATGCAACAGTAATAGCGGTCAATAATACCCTCTGGAACGAGGATGCATTCGAAATCCAAGTATCCGCCGAAAACAGTATCTGTCCCAGTGGGAACATTGGTTTCCCGATATGGTCCGCAGCTTCCCCCGAGACACATAAACGTGCTTATACCGCAGCATTAACGGCTTTAACCACAGGCATGAAAGTGACGGTTCATTCCTATCAGGAAACAGACGAATGCTGGACTGCCTCTTATATAAGAATTATAAAGTAA
- a CDS encoding proton-conducting transporter membrane subunit has product MTVFMAGTLLLLCSGLPGLVWRGCANGGERTALVLLLAGALLGTGGTVAALKHPAEASIALPWAVPGGAFALAIDPISACFLFPVFLIGALGAIYALGYWPHRTNPKTGRRLRLFYGLIAGSLTLVLTARNGLLFLAAWEIMALAGFFLITTEEKHLETRRAGFIYLTCAHTGTLALFALFILLEQGLGSFAFPAPSSLNASSGLASAIFLLALFGFGVKAGLTPLHIWLPGAHAAAPSHVSAFLSGVMIKSGIYGLVRVSGFFAAPPAWWGSTILILGVVSGVLGVVFAIAQHDIKRLLAYHSVENIGIIAIGLGAALLGKSYDLPLLTILGLAGALLHVINHGLFKSLLFLGAGAMIHATGTREIEHYGGLLRRLPLTGIAFLGGAVAICGLPPLNGFVSEWLIYLGLFQSLGGETLGPHLSLFAIPALALIGGLALACFVKVFGIAFLGAPRTPAAAQAHEAPTSMLWPMGVLLACCLLIGLWPGALFPLLAAAASLWSGMAAPTTLLAAQAPAAALSWSAFGLLLLLAASAGALRLGLRKAPPRTATWGCGYPLPTARMQYTASSFGALLVDLFRWGLRPDQHGGKARGLLPAATEFSCHTPDTILDRGVIPVCRGAIRVFSRLRALIQNGSTSFYLLYVALALFGLLTLATLSRG; this is encoded by the coding sequence ATGACGGTCTTCATGGCGGGCACGTTGCTGCTGCTCTGCTCCGGTCTTCCGGGTCTCGTTTGGCGGGGCTGCGCCAACGGCGGGGAGCGTACGGCACTCGTGCTGCTCTTGGCCGGAGCCCTGTTGGGGACGGGAGGGACGGTCGCCGCTCTGAAACATCCGGCCGAGGCGAGCATCGCCCTCCCCTGGGCCGTACCGGGGGGCGCCTTCGCCCTGGCCATCGATCCGATCTCCGCCTGCTTCCTCTTTCCCGTCTTTTTGATCGGAGCCCTCGGCGCCATCTACGCCCTCGGCTACTGGCCCCATCGGACCAACCCCAAAACCGGCCGGCGCCTGCGCCTCTTCTACGGCCTCATCGCCGGTTCCCTGACGCTGGTGCTGACCGCCCGCAACGGCCTGCTCTTTCTCGCCGCCTGGGAAATCATGGCCCTGGCCGGATTCTTTCTCATCACCACAGAGGAGAAACACCTGGAAACCCGCCGCGCCGGCTTCATCTACCTGACCTGCGCCCACACCGGTACTCTCGCCCTTTTCGCCCTCTTCATTCTGCTCGAACAAGGCCTCGGCAGCTTCGCCTTCCCTGCCCCCTCCAGCCTCAACGCCAGCAGCGGGCTGGCCTCGGCGATCTTTCTTCTCGCCCTCTTCGGCTTCGGGGTCAAGGCGGGGCTGACGCCTCTGCACATCTGGCTGCCGGGCGCCCATGCCGCCGCCCCGAGTCACGTTTCCGCCTTCCTCTCCGGGGTCATGATCAAATCGGGGATTTACGGCCTGGTGCGCGTCAGCGGCTTTTTTGCCGCGCCGCCGGCCTGGTGGGGCTCGACCATCCTGATCCTGGGGGTGGTTTCCGGGGTCCTCGGCGTCGTCTTCGCCATCGCCCAGCACGACATCAAACGCCTGCTCGCCTATCACAGCGTAGAGAACATCGGCATCATCGCCATCGGCCTCGGTGCCGCGCTCCTCGGTAAAAGCTACGACCTGCCCCTCTTGACGATCCTCGGGCTGGCCGGCGCCCTGCTCCATGTGATCAACCACGGACTCTTCAAATCGCTGCTTTTTCTCGGGGCGGGAGCGATGATTCACGCCACCGGCACCCGGGAAATCGAGCACTACGGCGGGCTGCTGCGCCGCCTGCCGCTGACCGGCATCGCTTTTCTCGGCGGCGCCGTGGCGATCTGCGGCCTGCCGCCGTTGAACGGTTTCGTCAGCGAATGGCTGATCTACCTCGGCCTTTTCCAATCCCTGGGCGGTGAGACCCTGGGCCCGCACCTGAGCCTTTTCGCCATTCCCGCCCTGGCGCTGATCGGCGGACTGGCCCTGGCCTGCTTTGTCAAGGTCTTCGGCATCGCTTTTCTCGGGGCGCCCCGCACCCCCGCCGCCGCCCAGGCCCATGAGGCCCCCACGAGCATGCTTTGGCCCATGGGCGTACTTCTGGCCTGCTGCCTGTTAATCGGTCTCTGGCCCGGCGCGCTCTTCCCTCTGCTCGCCGCAGCGGCGTCCCTCTGGTCGGGAATGGCCGCGCCGACCACCCTGCTGGCGGCACAGGCTCCGGCCGCCGCTCTGAGCTGGAGCGCTTTCGGGCTGTTGCTGCTGCTCGCTGCGTCCGCCGGTGCGCTGCGCCTCGGCCTGCGCAAAGCTCCCCCGCGGACAGCGACCTGGGGCTGCGGTTATCCCCTGCCGACGGCGCGCATGCAATACACCGCCTCCTCCTTCGGCGCGCTGCTGGTCGACCTCTTTCGCTGGGGACTGCGCCCGGACCAGCACGGGGGGAAAGCCCGAGGGCTGCTCCCCGCCGCCACGGAATTTTCCTGCCACACCCCGGATACCATCCTCGACCGGGGGGTGATCCCCGTCTGTCGCGGGGCGATTCGCGTCTTTAGTCGACTGCGAGCGCTTATCCAGAACGGCAGCACCAGTTTTTATCTTCTTTATGTGGCCCTGGCCCTCTTCGGGCTCTTGACCCTGGCCACCTTGTCGCGAGGTTGA